TGTCCCTCAGGAGGGCAGTGGTGGCATCACGGATGAGGACCGGACCAATAAAGCCGTTATTCCCATTGAAGCAGACCTTCAAAACTGTTCCTATCGTAAGGCAGATGACCCAGACAAACTCAGGTTGGTTGGTCCCACAGTGAAACCTATAACTCTATTTCAAGCAGATAATGTTGAATTTAATTGATTGCTGctcatgtacagtaaacattgaAAAAAGAATATCGGTTTTATATATCCAGTCCCAGTAGAAAGACACACCACGGAGTCCAGTACTCCGAATCCAGTGTCCAGTACCCAGAATCTTGTGGTACCAGCGCCCCTCCCTGAGGCTGCAGTCCTTAACAGCCCAGAGGGGGACCAGGGCTCTCTGCCAATGGATTACACAACACCACAGCCTGAACCTGAACCCACGCAGGACGGACAACTGTTTCAGAAGTGTGTCATCAAGGTGTGTATACTGCTGTCGTTCCTGCTGTCtttacctctgtgctgtgtgttCAGCCACGTAAAAATAGTTTCCCACGTGATCTTGTTTTTGATTGTGTGCAAAGCCTGCCAACGTAACATTCAGATCTGCCAACATCAGGCTTACAACCAAGTTACTGTGCTGTATCTTGGGTCTGTGCTTGTGAAGCTTTAGAGGGCAAAAGTCCTGATTTTTAGAGAAGGGAATCGAATGTGCTTCTGAATAGCAGTAGTGAAAAGTAGAACAAATGCcttgtagcccctcccccttGTCATGTTTTGCTTGTGTTGATTGGCATCTGCAGCTGGAGGAGGAGCTTAGGCAGCGTATTCTGGAGAACGGGCAAGCGGGCACTGTCAGTCCAGAACTTAAGGCCAAGCTTCGCCAGGTCAGTCTACTGTCTGCATCCCAatgagcaccctattccctttatagtacactactattgaccagggcccattttaCCAGGgctcatatagtacactactattgaccagggcccattttaCCAGGgctcatatagtacactactattgaccagggcccattttaCCAGGgctcatatagtacactactattgaccagggcacTATATAAGgactaaggtgccatttgggacacatgctGTCTCCACCCAAATACCAAATCCATCTAATGACAGTAGAGATTCTAACACGACGAACCTTCCATATAGGTTGTAGCCCAAAACAGTGAGGGACTATCCGTCCACGATCTCCCTGCAGAATTCAAGGTAATTTATAATTTATACTGACAAATCAAATGCATTCCCTTTGGAATGCCTACATACTAACCAATGCCTAATGAAGCCTAATCATTTTGAGTTTTTTTAATCACAAAGTATTACTTCTTGTTAGTGTCTTGTATGTTGCGCTGACCTTTGTTGCCCTTATGACCCACGGTTGACCCCAGAGGGTGTTTGGGGAGGAGCTGCCGGTGGTCCAGAGTGGCTTCATGAGTACCACGGAGATGGTGGGCGCCCTGAGCGACACGCTCTACCTGCAGCGCATGGCGGGCAACGAGGGCAACCAATGGGTGGTCATGGACATCCAGAATGCCCCTGGACACACAACGCCTCAACAACCAGGTCTGCTACGCTCCTCTGGCTTTAACCTAGGATCAGATTACACCACTACCAATCCTCAAATGAACCATCAGGTGGGTAAACAAATatctgaccttagatcagtggtTAGGGGGCAATCTCTGGCTCACACACAACACCTATCCACTTTATTCCTAGCCATATGTTAGTTCAGGACAATCACATTTTGATTGATTACTAACTCATTGTTATAACcaaaaagtataacttttgttGCCCATTTAAGTTTCAACAAAACAGGTATTTTGGGTCTAAGTGTGTCATGACTGATCTCATTCAATATGTCACTTTGGTATTATTTGTGTGGTGCTGTGGTAGGAACGGCGGAGCCCGAAGGCCCCATTGAGGGTGTCAAGGCTCTGAACCCGTCAGGTACGGGCTACTACTTCAGCTGTGGGGAGTCTccctgggagggagagggaggcgaGACCAAGCCCAACCTGGAGGAAGACATGGAGCTCCGCATCACCACCAAGACCTTCTACCAGGTGAGCTGGAGCCTGGGGAAAGGCATCTGCCTTGGCTTGAGACAAAGGGCCGCCAGCTCCACTCCTGGAGGGACACAACGCTCAAAGTGCTGATAAAATACATGAAGTGTGTACGTGCTGGGCACAAATGAAAGCCTGCACCCAAAGCCTGCAGTTTTGCAGACAGGAGAATCTGTGTCACTATGGTCCATATCTGTGTAGAATGTGCTTATGTATACTTGTTCACATGCATAAGAGTGTACACACATATTCTGTTTATGGCTGCTTCCCTCAGAAGGTGGATATGTACGGCTCGTTGCCGGTGCGTTGTCGGCGTGGGGCGGTGATTCCCCCGGACGCCATGCGGTGCCAGAGGCTGAGGGCCCCTACGTGCAGGGGCCCTCGGGAGCTGGTGGCCGTGCTGGTGGAGCACGTGGAGTCACCCTCGAACTTCTACATCCGCTTTGATGAGAGCCAGGAGGCCCGCGCCCTGGAGAACATGATGATTGAGATGAGGTGAACAACAGCCCTCTGCTGGACTGGAGGGATAGGGAGGAGAGGCTTCCCTGCCTCAGTGGCTGGGATTTGACATGTAGTCCAATTGGCTTGTTTGGTATGAATGTGCAGTAACTGTTCATATCTAGTAGTCGTCCACTGTGTTACCCTCAACTATCTAGTGTGTTTTTAGGTCAATGcacatgaaggagaggagactaggggTGTAAGAAACTGAATGCTATGTTTTGGTGCTCTCTCGTCCTCCCTCtcattcccctccctccctccaggagCTGCTACACCTGTCCCGAGGTGTCGGAGCGTTACCGTCTGCTGGAGCGCTACGTGCGTACGGGCCAGGTGTGCTGCGTGGCGCCCCAGGGCATCTGGTTCTACCGCGTGGTGGTTCACCGTGTCCTCAACGACACCCATGCAGAGGTCTACTACGTGGACTTTGGAGacctcaccactgtccagaggaGCAGCCTCAACTTCCTCAAGTAGGACCACGACTGTgaccaaatgacaccatatttcctatatacAGGGTTTGTAAGGTCATGAAAATCCTGGAAAAGTCATACAATTTTTAAATGATGTTTTCCAGGCCTGGGAAAGTTTTGGGAATTGATCAAATCTGAAAAGTTTTGGAAAAGTAATGGTAATTAATTTCAAAATGTCTGTTAATGTAATTTATTTAGGCACATTATCATATCAGCCAGGATTATGTGGCTTCAAAACTATTTTTGTAGATACTTCCAGTTGATTTGGACATCCAATGTAGGGGACATTGCAACTCAATAGATGCTTGTCAGCCTGCAAAGTAAACACTTCTAAGGTAGCTAAGATGCATAGCGAAGTTACATTTCCTCAAGTCCATTTTTGGTCTGGTTGAATATAAAGATTTGTAGCCTACCATAGCCATTTAATCTTTGATATATTGAATCAGCGAATTATTTCAAAAGGCATAATACGTATTTGGTTGCAATGTTATACATGAAGAGtggtcaaccatcctccaggagagctaATGGTGCCCAGGCTTTTATTCCCCCCTCTAACAAACCTCATTTTTAGAAAATTAGCATCTCAACTGGACCTTGATAAACTGTGTTTGAGCAGGGCTTGATCAAacgcctgcacacccagtagctctccagacTGAGGGTTGACCACATGTTTCATACAGTTGTCAAACAGGTATTCTACTTTGGGGGGGTTAAGGGCCTTGCACGACGACAGAAGATGGTTCATGGGATCAGAGAGCAGCCTCCCAGTGTCGAGACGACATTACActtcattttttatatatacactaccgttcaaaagtttggggtcacttgtttatgaaagaaaagcacgttttttttatttataaaaaaaaaaaaatgttttttttagtccgttaaaataacatcaaattacagaggcccattatcagcaaccgtcactactgtgttccaatggctgagtatctggagcatcggcATTTGTGGATTcagttacaggctcaaaatggtcagaaacaaagacctttcttctgaaactcatcagtctattcttgttctgagaaatgaaggctattccatgcgagaaattgcaaggaaactgaagatctcgtacaacgctgtgtactactcccttcacagaacagcgcgggagtgggaggcccaggtgcacaacctgagcaagaggacaagtacattagtgtctagtttgagaaacagacgcctcacaagtcctcaactagcagcttcattaaatagtacctgcaaaacaccagtctcaacgtcaacagtgaagaggcgactccgggatgctggccttcctaggcagagttgcaaagaaaaagccacatctctgactggctaataaaaataaaatattatgagaaaaagaacagacactggacagaggaactctgcctagaagaccagcatcccggagtcgcctcttcactgttgacgttgagactggtgttttgcaggtactatttaatgaagcagcCAGTTGAGGCTAcccagcgttgtacgagatcttcagtttcttggcaatttctcacatggaatagccttaatttctctgaacaagaatagactgacaagtttcagaagaaaggtctttgtttctagccattttgagcctgtaatcgaacccacaaatactgatgctcctTTATCTGAAGCTTCTTTaatcaacagttttcagctgtgctaacataattgcaaaagggttttctaatgatcaattagccttttaaaatgataaacttggattagctaacacaacgtgccattggaacactggagtgatggttgttgataatgggcctctacgcctctgtagatattccattaaaaaacaaaattagccgtttccagctacaatagccatttacaacattaacaatttctacactgtatttctgatacattttatgttattttaatggacaaaacatgtgcttttctaagtgaccccaaacttttgaatggtagtgtacatagaCGCGGCGCCAATTGTTGGTCATGGAAATTTGGTTAAAAGTCATGAAATTCCATCTGTCAAAATGTGTATGAACCCTGTATATcgtacactactattgaccagccatttgggacaaatcccCTATCCACAACCAACCCTTTTCCCCTTGCCCGTGGCATAGATCTGAAAGGACTGGATAGGTAGTGTACTTAAAAGGGAATAGTGTGTAATTTGGGACGTAGCCTGTGGTCATGTCCAGAACCCTAGACCCCTACTCCTTAGGCAATTGTCTAGATGGGGGACTGGATAGGTAGTGCACTGAAAAggcaatagggtgtcatttgggatgaagACAATGTTTTCCTTTCTTTTGCCCACTAATCATCAGCTGTAGAATTGAGAAGGAAAGGTATTGGAAGTGACTGTTTGTATCCCTAGTATCTGATGTCACCATGTGTTGATTGATGCGTTGCTCTGTGCAAGGTGGTAACAGAAAGAGTTGTCTATCCCCCTCAGGTCTTGTTACTCAGAGCTCCCAGCACAAGCAGTCCCGTCATCGCTGGCTGGAATCAAGCCTTTCGGTGTAAGACCTTCTACGCTACTGTTTACACAATCTACCTTCCGTGGACCCAGATTCATGAATTAATAAAGTGTCTTTAGTATCGCTGGCTGGATTTAGGATCAGATCCCCCACCCTGCTGTCCATATAATATCAAACAAATCCTATATCAGTACTACTTCTCTGAGACGCTTAATACATACAGTCTCTGATCTGAGAAGAACTGAAACCCACCCTCTTAATATATACAGTCTCTGTTCTGCGAAGAACTGAAACCCACCCTCTTAATACATACAGTCTCTGATCTGAGAAGAACTGAAACCCACCCTCTTAATACATACAGTCTCTGGTCTGAGAAGAACTGAAACCCACCCTCTTAATACATACAGTCTCTGGTCTGAGAAGAACTGAAACCCACCCTCTTAATACATATAGTCTCTGGTCTGAGAAGAACTGAAACCCACCCTCTTAATACATACAGTCTCTGTTCTGAGAAGAACTGAAACCCACCCTCTTAATACATACAGTCTCTGGTCTGAGAAGAACTGAAACCCACCCTCTTAATACATATAGTCTCTGGTCTGAGAAGAACTGAAACCCACCCTATTAATACATACAGTCTCTGATCTGAGAAGAACTGAAACCCACCCTCTTAATACACAGTCTCTGGTCTGAGAAGAACTGAAACCCACCCTCTTAATACATACAGTCTCTGGTCTGAGAAGAACTGAAACCCACCCTCTTAATACATACAGTCTCTGATCTGAGAAGAACTGAAACCCACCCTCTTAATACATACAGTCTCTGATCTGAGAAGAACTGAAACCCACCCTCTTAATACATACAGTCTCTGATCTGAGAAGAACTGAAACCCACCCTCTTAATACATACAGTCTCTGATCTGAGAAGAACTGAAACCCACCCTCTTAATACATATAGTCTCTGGTCTGAGAAGAACTGAAACCCACCGTGTTTCTCTCCTCCCAGGGCAGCTGGAGTGCCAACGCCAAGACCTCCTTTCAGAAGCTATGTTGTGACCGTACCCTGGTGGCAGCCCTGCATGGCTACCACGCCGACTTCCTGCAGCTCTTTCTGTGCGACACGCACACCGAGGAAGACGTGTACATCCACAGCGCCCTGCAGGCCCAGGGCCATGGGCTCTGCTGCGCCCCCGCCGTCAGCGCAGCGGTCAGTCACGTGCTGACATTACAAACCTATCAAATGTCAAGGCATTTCCCATTTAGTTATTCAATGATCCAATGCAATCTCCCATAACCTTCTCTTCATCCCATCTGTCCTCTCAGTTGTGTAACCAATTCAACCCAGTGAGCCTCTATCTGGGCGAAGGCGTGTTCGGCGAGGGAATGGAAATAGAGGACGAGGACCCCACCCTGGAGCCTTGCCACGAAGCCACCACCATCACTTTCCAGCACACCACCCAACCCCTGCCCAAGAGCTCCCTTTGCCCCACTCACACGGTACAGAATACCCTCTCACATGCACgcatatttcacacacacacacacacacacacacacacacacacacacacacacacacacacacacacacacacacacacacacacacacagagacgacaCCCTGTCTCTCTTACTATAGCATTCTCTCCTCCACTAACACTGTCCACATAACAGCCCTTATCAGACTACAGAAGAACTGGCAGAGCAGTCCCAGcgttagtagtagtagcagtcccagcgttagtagtagtagcagtccCAGCGTTAGTagttagtagcagtagtagtagcagcccCAGCGTTAGTagttagtagcagtagtagaagcaGCCCCAGCGTTTGTAGTGGCGGCCCCAGTGTTAGTAGCGGCGGGCCCAGCGTTAGTAGTCAGTAGCGGCGGCCCCAGCGTTAGTAGTCAGTAGCGGC
This genomic stretch from Salvelinus alpinus chromosome 15, SLU_Salpinus.1, whole genome shotgun sequence harbors:
- the tdrd5 gene encoding tudor domain-containing protein 5 isoform X1, which encodes MTQEQLLSSLKKDVRSLLISAKQGLTPDQLKRDYINMLGHPMPLRILGFRNVLDMIREMPDVVYVLYLGDGSIVLKAVADDATRGIVELVAKQRSARKAPAQRGGVGFFSPRYQHHNPMVLPRRGHAPPALPAQLRAQLHQLLSHGAVGLSELETAFARRFGFPLRVNNYGFYSIAEMLAAAADLVAVTQSRMGSQLSLRRAVVASRMRTGPIKPLFPLKQTFKTVPIVRQMTQTNSVPVERHTTESSTPNPVSSTQNLVVPAPLPEAAVLNSPEGDQGSLPMDYTTPQPEPEPTQDGQLFQKCVIKLEEELRQRILENGQAGTVSPELKAKLRQVVAQNSEGLSVHDLPAEFKRVFGEELPVVQSGFMSTTEMVGALSDTLYLQRMAGNEGNQWVVMDIQNAPGHTTPQQPGTAEPEGPIEGVKALNPSGTGYYFSCGESPWEGEGGETKPNLEEDMELRITTKTFYQKVDMYGSLPVRCRRGAVIPPDAMRCQRLRAPTCRGPRELVAVLVEHVESPSNFYIRFDESQEARALENMMIEMRSCYTCPEVSERYRLLERYVRTGQVCCVAPQGIWFYRVVVHRVLNDTHAEVYYVDFGDLTTVQRSSLNFLKSCYSELPAQAVPSSLAGIKPFGGSWSANAKTSFQKLCCDRTLVAALHGYHADFLQLFLCDTHTEEDVYIHSALQAQGHGLCCAPAVSAALCNQFNPVSLYLGEGVFGEGMEIEDEDPTLEPCHEATTITFQHTTQPLPKSSLCPTHTTPNLVGGNKTNEEEVLPDLPALEFIEVTEVNSTAQGGLNANPFAALQSKDPLLLCCSDWDQGWTPNAPALEVVQPKADLGNHGDTAKVFQPPPPSPSAGELKQPCYVNGGVVSLIPAVPPQPSTLKTLSLHTPGLTQTQSAPYGTSVFPLFGTGDMLRVTSPFALGPAARLATGTGSHLLNWYPHKMA
- the tdrd5 gene encoding tudor domain-containing protein 5 isoform X2, which codes for MTQEQLLSSLKKDVRSLLISAKQGLTPDQLKRDYINMLGHPMPLRILGFRNVLDMIREMPDVVYVLYLGDGSIVLKAVADDATRGIVELVAKQRSARKAPAQRGGVGFFSPRYQHHNPMVLPRRGHAPPALPAQLRAQLHQLLSHGAVGLSELETAFARRFGFPLRVNNYGFYSIAEMLAAAADLVAVTQSRMGSQLSLRRAVVASRMRTGPIKPLFPLKQTFKTVPIVRQMTQTNSVPVERHTTESSTPNPVSSTQNLVVPAPLPEAAVLNSPEGDQGSLPMDYTTPQPEPEPTQDGQLFQKCVIKLEEELRQRILENGQAGTVSPELKAKLRQVVAQNSEGLSVHDLPAEFKRVFGEELPVVQSGFMSTTEMVGALSDTLYLQRMAGNEGNQWVVMDIQNAPGHTTPQQPGTAEPEGPIEGVKALNPSGTGYYFSCGESPWEGEGGETKPNLEEDMELRITTKTFYQKVDMYGSLPVRCRRGAVIPPDAMRCQRLRAPTCRGPRELVAVLVEHVESPSNFYIRFDESQEARALENMMIEMRSCYTCPEVSERYRLLERYVRTGQVCCVAPQGIWFYRVVVHRVLNDTHAEVYYVDFGDLTTVQRSSLNFLKSCYSELPAQAVPSSLAGIKPFGGSWSANAKTSFQKLCCDRTLVAALHGYHADFLQLFLCDTHTEEDVYIHSALQAQGHGLCCAPAVSAALCNQFNPVSLYLGEGVFGEGMEIEDEDPTLEPCHEATTITFQHTTQPLPKSSLCPTHTGGLNANPFAALQSKDPLLLCCSDWDQGWTPNAPALEVVQPKADLGNHGDTAKVFQPPPPSPSAGELKQPCYVNGGVVSLIPAVPPQPSTLKTLSLHTPGLTQTQSAPYGTSVFPLFGTGDMLRVTSPFALGPAARLATGTGSHLLNWYPHKMA